The Agrobacterium vitis genome has a segment encoding these proteins:
- the dapF gene encoding diaminopimelate epimerase: MGNRVEFAKMNGLGNKILVVDMRGRTDRVTPQAAIALAGDTETHFDQIMAIHDPKLAGTFAYIDIINCDGTLAQACGNGTRCVVQALSAETGLKAFTFQTLAGILNAVEHEDGSVSVDMGAPVFDWNRIPLSEEFHDTSRIELQIGPIDAPVLHSPAVMSMGNPHAVFWVDRDPMSYDLERFGPLLENHPLFPEKANITLAQVTSKTTMTTRTWERGAGLTLACGSAACAAGVSAARTGRTERKVTITVASSPNRQALDIEWRERDGHVIMTGAAEWEWAGQLDPQTGAWQREQQAHHEASVS, translated from the coding sequence ATGGGCAATCGGGTCGAATTCGCGAAGATGAACGGGCTTGGCAACAAGATCCTTGTCGTCGACATGCGCGGTCGCACCGACCGGGTCACGCCGCAGGCGGCCATTGCGCTGGCGGGTGACACTGAAACCCATTTCGACCAGATCATGGCGATCCATGATCCCAAGCTGGCCGGTACCTTTGCCTATATCGATATTATCAATTGCGATGGCACGCTGGCGCAGGCCTGTGGCAACGGTACGCGCTGCGTGGTGCAGGCGCTGTCGGCGGAAACCGGCCTGAAGGCTTTCACCTTCCAGACGCTGGCCGGTATTCTCAATGCTGTCGAGCATGAAGACGGCTCGGTGTCTGTCGATATGGGTGCGCCGGTGTTTGACTGGAACCGCATCCCGCTGTCGGAAGAGTTTCACGATACCAGCCGGATCGAATTGCAGATCGGGCCGATCGATGCGCCGGTGCTGCATTCGCCTGCGGTGATGTCGATGGGCAATCCACATGCGGTATTCTGGGTGGACCGCGATCCGATGTCCTATGATCTGGAACGGTTCGGACCGCTGCTCGAAAACCATCCGTTGTTTCCCGAAAAGGCCAATATTACCTTGGCGCAGGTGACCTCGAAAACCACGATGACCACCCGCACCTGGGAGCGCGGCGCTGGGCTGACGCTGGCCTGCGGTTCCGCCGCCTGCGCCGCGGGGGTTTCCGCTGCGCGCACCGGGCGCACCGAGCGCAAGGTGACGATCACCGTCGCCTCCAGCCCCAACCGCCAGGCCCTCGACATCGAATGGCGCGAGCGGGACGGGCATGTGATCATGACCGGTGCTGCAGAATGGGAATGGGCTGGACAGCTCGATCCGCAGACCGGCGCCTGGCAGCGTGAGCAGCAGGCGCACCACGAGGCCTCGGTCTCGTGA